The Pantoea phytobeneficialis genome has a segment encoding these proteins:
- the rlmC gene encoding 23S rRNA (uracil(747)-C(5))-methyltransferase RlmC, translating to MHCALYDADRCRSCQWLEKPYPQQISEKQSLLEQLLAQQAVGEWRAPVTSVEQGFRNKAKMVVSGSVERPVFGMMSRDGEPVDLCACPLYPASFAPVFAVLKPFIARAGLTPYNVARKRGELKFLLLTESTQGGMMLRFVLRSTSKLEQLRAALPWLQQQLPQLTVISANIQPVHMAILEGEEEIALTPDQALAETFNHVPLYIRPQSFFQTNPRVAASLYATARDWVAQLAVSSMWDLFCGVGGFGLHCASAEMQLTGIEINAEAIACARQSAQQLGLEKVSFAALDSTQFATSRDQVPELVLVNPPRRGIGAELCAYLSQMAPEYILYSSCNPHSMAQDIARLSAYSVSRVQLFDMFPHTAHFEVLTLLTKR from the coding sequence ATGCATTGCGCGCTTTATGATGCCGACCGCTGCCGTTCCTGCCAGTGGCTGGAAAAACCTTACCCGCAGCAGATTTCTGAGAAACAGTCGCTGCTGGAGCAACTGCTGGCGCAGCAGGCGGTAGGGGAGTGGCGCGCGCCGGTCACTTCGGTTGAACAGGGGTTTCGTAATAAAGCCAAGATGGTGGTGAGCGGCAGTGTCGAGCGTCCGGTGTTTGGCATGATGTCGCGTGATGGCGAGCCGGTTGATCTGTGTGCCTGCCCACTCTATCCCGCCAGTTTTGCTCCGGTGTTTGCCGTACTCAAACCCTTTATCGCCCGCGCCGGTTTAACACCGTATAACGTGGCGCGCAAACGTGGTGAGTTAAAGTTCCTGTTGCTGACGGAGAGCACCCAGGGCGGCATGATGCTGCGTTTCGTGCTGCGTTCTACCAGCAAACTGGAACAGTTACGCGCCGCGCTGCCGTGGCTGCAACAGCAACTGCCACAGCTGACGGTGATCTCTGCCAATATTCAGCCGGTGCATATGGCGATCCTCGAAGGCGAGGAAGAGATTGCGCTGACGCCTGATCAGGCGCTGGCTGAGACGTTTAATCACGTACCGCTGTATATTCGCCCACAAAGTTTCTTCCAGACCAACCCACGGGTGGCAGCCAGTTTGTATGCTACCGCACGCGACTGGGTGGCGCAGTTGGCGGTGAGCAGCATGTGGGATCTGTTTTGTGGCGTAGGCGGTTTTGGTCTGCACTGTGCCAGCGCAGAGATGCAGTTAACCGGGATTGAGATCAACGCGGAAGCTATCGCCTGTGCTCGGCAGTCAGCTCAGCAACTGGGACTGGAGAAGGTCAGTTTTGCCGCGCTGGATTCCACCCAGTTCGCCACCTCGCGGGATCAGGTACCGGAGTTGGTGCTGGTCAATCCGCCACGCCGTGGCATTGGGGCTGAGTTATGCGCCTACCTTAGCCAGATGGCACCGGAATACATTCTCTATTCCAGCTGCAATCCGCATAGCATGGCGCAGGATATCGCGCGTCTGAGTGCCTATAGCGTCAGCCGCGTGCAGCTGTTCGATATGTTTCCCCACACCGCCCATTTCGAAGTGCTGACGTTACTGACTAAACGCTGA
- the rimK gene encoding 30S ribosomal protein S6--L-glutamate ligase, translated as MKMAILSRDGQLYSCKRLREAAEARGHQVQIIDPLSCYMNINPASPAVHYRGEPLGHFDAVIPRIGSAITFYGTAVLRQFELCGSYPLNESVAITRARDKLRSLQLLAREGIDMPVTGFASSPDDTDDLITMVGGAPLVVKLVEGTQGIGVVLAETRQAAESVIDAFRGLNAHILVQEFIKEAQGRDIRCLVIGDEVVAAIERAAKEGDFRSNLHRGGKAYPVRITDQEREIAVKAASTLGLEVAGVDILRANRGPLVMEVNASPGLEGIECTTGMNIAAMMIDWIEQHALPGFRLKTGG; from the coding sequence ATGAAAATGGCCATTCTCTCCCGTGATGGACAGCTCTATTCGTGTAAGCGTCTGCGTGAAGCAGCGGAAGCGCGTGGTCATCAGGTGCAAATTATCGATCCGCTTTCCTGTTATATGAATATCAACCCGGCGTCGCCTGCGGTGCATTATCGCGGTGAACCGCTCGGGCATTTTGATGCGGTGATCCCGCGCATCGGATCCGCCATTACCTTTTACGGCACGGCGGTGCTGCGCCAGTTTGAGTTGTGCGGCAGCTATCCATTGAATGAGTCGGTGGCGATTACCCGGGCGCGTGACAAACTGCGCTCGCTGCAACTGCTGGCGCGCGAAGGGATCGATATGCCGGTCACTGGCTTTGCTTCGTCACCGGATGATACCGATGATCTGATCACCATGGTGGGCGGCGCGCCTTTGGTGGTGAAGCTGGTGGAAGGGACGCAGGGCATTGGCGTGGTGCTGGCGGAAACCCGTCAGGCGGCGGAGAGCGTGATCGATGCGTTTCGTGGTCTTAACGCGCATATTCTGGTGCAGGAGTTCATCAAAGAAGCGCAGGGGCGGGATATTCGCTGCCTGGTGATTGGCGATGAGGTGGTCGCGGCGATTGAACGCGCCGCCAAAGAGGGCGATTTTCGTTCCAATCTGCATCGCGGCGGCAAGGCTTACCCGGTGCGCATCACCGATCAGGAACGTGAGATTGCGGTCAAAGCGGCCAGTACCCTGGGACTGGAAGTGGCCGGTGTTGACATTTTACGTGCCAACCGAGGGCCACTGGTGATGGAGGTGAATGCGTCTCCTGGTCTTGAGGGCATTGAATGCACCACCGGGATGAACATCGCTGCCATGATGATAGACTGGATTGAACAGCACGCGCTGCCCGGTTTCCGTCTTAAAACTGGTGGCTGA
- the nfsA gene encoding oxygen-insensitive NADPH nitroreductase, which yields MTPTIDLLCSHRSIRAFTDQDIDQAQRDAIIAAAQAASTSSFLQCSSIIRITDRQKREQLVTLTGGQPWVSAAAEFWVFCADFNRHLQICPEAQLGRAEQLLLGCVDTALMAQNAMIAAESLGLGGVFIGGIRNNIADVTTLLGLPKFVLPLFGFCIGHPAAVPDIKPRIPQAMLVHENTYQPFDAAVLAEYDSRTSIYYQQRDSNQRAETWSELIQRLIIKETRPFMLDYLHQQGWATR from the coding sequence ATGACGCCGACCATTGATTTACTGTGCAGCCACCGTTCCATTCGTGCTTTTACCGATCAGGATATTGATCAGGCGCAGCGCGACGCCATTATTGCAGCGGCACAAGCGGCTTCAACCTCCAGTTTTTTGCAGTGTTCCTCGATTATTCGTATCACCGATCGGCAGAAGCGTGAGCAACTGGTGACACTGACTGGCGGGCAGCCGTGGGTGAGTGCCGCTGCGGAGTTTTGGGTGTTCTGCGCCGATTTTAATCGTCATCTGCAAATTTGCCCCGAAGCGCAACTGGGGCGCGCCGAGCAGTTATTGCTGGGTTGCGTGGATACCGCGCTGATGGCGCAGAATGCGATGATAGCAGCGGAATCGCTCGGTCTGGGTGGTGTGTTTATCGGCGGTATCCGCAACAACATCGCGGATGTCACCACGCTGCTCGGCCTGCCCAAGTTTGTGCTGCCATTATTTGGTTTCTGCATCGGCCATCCTGCCGCGGTCCCGGATATCAAACCCCGTATCCCGCAGGCGATGCTGGTGCATGAAAACACCTATCAACCTTTCGATGCGGCGGTGCTGGCGGAATACGACAGCCGTACCAGCATCTATTATCAACAGCGTGACAGCAATCAACGCGCGGAAACCTGGAGCGAGCTGATTCAACGCCTGATCATAAAAGAAACGCGTCCGTTTATGCTGGATTACCTGCACCAGCAGGGCTGGGCAACCCGTTAA
- a CDS encoding DUF1418 family protein, which yields MSNLARLPKPVLLLEAIGVIAVIGALALINDWIAAPAAISEKTLATVLFIVGIVLMLPAAWLMMWRTAKAMAPQLFNQHDKKK from the coding sequence ATGAGCAACCTGGCCCGATTACCAAAGCCGGTGCTGTTACTGGAAGCCATCGGCGTGATCGCCGTGATTGGCGCACTGGCGTTAATTAATGACTGGATCGCGGCGCCTGCCGCTATCAGTGAAAAGACGCTGGCGACGGTGTTGTTCATTGTCGGCATCGTGCTGATGCTGCCTGCCGCCTGGTTGATGATGTGGCGTACCGCCAAAGCGATGGCCCCCCAGTTGTTCAATCAACATGACAAAAAGAAGTAA
- the potH gene encoding putrescine ABC transporter permease PotH: MSQISQPGATQAEQPGTPLQRWATRIKMQHGRKLVIALPYLWLVLFFLLPFLIVLKISFADIARAIPPYTDLVTWADDQLNLVLNLGNYLQLTDDPLYADAYLQSLKVAAISTIICLVIGYPLAWAVAHSKPSMRTILLLLVILPSWTSFLVRVYAWMGLLNNNGILNRFLMWLGVIDHPLVILYTNTAVYIGIVYCYLPFMVLPIYTALTRIDYSLVEASLDLGARPLKTFFSVIVPLTKGGIIAGSMLVFIPAVGEYVIPELLGGPDSIMIGRILWQEFFNNRDWPVASALAVIILLILILPIVWFHKHQNREMGEKG; encoded by the coding sequence ATGAGCCAGATTTCTCAACCCGGTGCCACGCAGGCTGAACAGCCGGGCACCCCGCTACAGCGCTGGGCCACGCGCATCAAAATGCAACATGGCCGTAAGCTGGTGATCGCACTGCCGTACCTGTGGCTGGTGCTGTTTTTCCTGCTGCCGTTCCTGATCGTGCTGAAAATCAGTTTTGCCGATATCGCGCGCGCGATCCCGCCTTATACCGATTTGGTCACCTGGGCTGATGATCAGCTCAATCTGGTGCTTAATCTCGGTAACTATCTGCAACTGACGGATGATCCGTTATACGCCGATGCCTATCTGCAATCGCTGAAAGTGGCGGCTATCTCCACCATTATCTGCCTGGTGATTGGTTATCCACTGGCGTGGGCGGTGGCGCACAGTAAGCCTTCCATGCGTACCATCCTGCTGTTGCTGGTGATCCTGCCGTCATGGACGTCGTTCCTGGTACGTGTGTATGCCTGGATGGGGCTGCTGAACAATAACGGTATCCTCAACCGTTTCCTGATGTGGCTGGGCGTTATCGATCATCCGCTGGTGATCCTCTACACCAACACCGCAGTGTATATCGGTATTGTCTACTGCTATCTGCCGTTTATGGTGCTGCCCATTTATACCGCGCTGACGCGTATTGATTATTCGCTGGTGGAAGCCTCACTGGATCTGGGTGCGCGTCCGTTGAAGACCTTTTTCAGTGTCATTGTGCCGCTGACCAAAGGCGGGATTATCGCCGGTTCGATGCTGGTGTTTATCCCGGCGGTGGGTGAGTACGTCATCCCTGAATTGTTGGGCGGCCCGGACAGCATCATGATTGGACGTATCCTGTGGCAGGAGTTCTTCAACAACCGTGACTGGCCGGTGGCGTCAGCGCTGGCGGTGATCATTCTGTTGATTCTGATCCTGCCGATTGTCTGGTTCCACAAACATCAAAACCGTGAAATGGGAGAGAAGGGATGA
- a CDS encoding YbjN domain-containing protein: MDSLVVPDIDVLRRWLDQQNITWFECDACQALHLPHMQNFDGVFDAKIDLVDGVILFSALAEVKPTALIPLVGDLSQINASSLTVKAFIDIQDDNLPKLIVCQSLSTTAGLTFGQFSHFMKQSEEQVSMVIMEAFANNLLMMGEEEERQPSSLGRAMLH; this comes from the coding sequence ATGGATTCACTGGTCGTTCCTGACATCGACGTGCTGCGTCGCTGGCTGGATCAACAAAATATCACCTGGTTCGAATGCGATGCCTGCCAGGCTTTGCATCTGCCGCATATGCAGAATTTTGACGGGGTGTTTGATGCAAAAATCGACCTTGTGGATGGTGTAATCCTGTTCTCAGCGCTGGCTGAAGTCAAACCGACGGCGTTGATTCCGCTGGTGGGCGATCTGTCGCAAATCAATGCCAGCTCCCTGACGGTGAAAGCCTTTATCGACATTCAGGATGATAACTTGCCGAAGCTGATTGTCTGCCAGTCGCTCAGTACCACCGCCGGATTAACCTTTGGTCAGTTCTCGCACTTTATGAAGCAAAGCGAGGAGCAGGTTTCTATGGTGATTATGGAAGCCTTCGCCAATAATTTGCTGATGATGGGCGAGGAAGAGGAGCGACAACCCAGCTCACTCGGCCGTGCGATGCTGCACTGA
- a CDS encoding GrxA family glutaredoxin, whose translation MFAVIFGRPGCPYCVRAQELAAKLTTERDDFNYQYVDIQVEGITKADLEARAGKPVTTVPQIFLDQQHIGGYTDFAAWTKENLDFAV comes from the coding sequence ATGTTTGCAGTGATTTTTGGTCGTCCCGGCTGTCCTTACTGCGTACGCGCCCAGGAACTGGCCGCCAAACTGACCACCGAACGTGACGATTTTAATTATCAGTACGTCGACATTCAGGTAGAAGGCATCACCAAAGCCGATCTGGAAGCCCGTGCGGGTAAACCGGTCACTACGGTGCCGCAGATTTTCCTCGACCAGCAGCATATCGGTGGCTATACCGATTTCGCCGCATGGACGAAAGAGAATCTGGATTTCGCGGTATAA
- the potG gene encoding putrescine ABC transporter ATP-binding subunit PotG, which yields MSDAIPRPHNKTAKALTPLLEIRNLTKSFDGQHAVDDVSLTIYKGEIFALLGPSGCGKSTLLRMLAGFEVPSSGQIVLDGQDLSHVPPYQRPINMMFQSYALFPHMTVEQNIAFGLKQDKLPKGEIASRVEEMLALVHMQEYAKRKPHQLSGGQRQRVALARSLAKRPKLLLLDEPMGALDKKLRDRMQLEVVDILERVGVTCVMVTHDQEEAMTMAGRIAIMNRGKFAQIGEPEEIYEHPTNRFSAEFIGSVNVFEGLLRERREDGLVLESPGLVHPLKVETDVSIVDNVPVHVALRPEKVMLCDEVPADGCNFAVGEVVHIAYLGDLSIYHVRLQSGQMISAQLQNAHRYRKGAPTWGDEVRLCWDADSCVVLTV from the coding sequence GTGAGCGACGCGATTCCCCGCCCCCATAACAAAACCGCAAAGGCATTAACGCCGCTGCTGGAAATCCGCAACCTGACCAAATCCTTTGACGGCCAGCACGCCGTGGATGATGTCAGCCTGACCATTTACAAAGGTGAGATTTTTGCTCTGCTCGGTCCTTCGGGCTGCGGCAAATCGACCCTGCTGCGTATGCTGGCAGGATTCGAGGTGCCGAGTAGCGGTCAGATTGTGCTGGATGGGCAGGATCTCTCACATGTGCCGCCGTATCAGCGGCCGATCAACATGATGTTCCAGTCCTATGCGTTGTTCCCGCACATGACGGTGGAGCAAAATATCGCGTTTGGCCTCAAGCAGGACAAACTGCCGAAAGGCGAAATCGCCAGCCGCGTTGAAGAAATGCTGGCGCTGGTGCACATGCAGGAGTACGCCAAACGTAAACCGCATCAACTTTCTGGCGGTCAACGTCAGCGTGTGGCGCTGGCACGTAGTCTGGCTAAGCGTCCGAAGCTGCTGCTGCTGGATGAACCGATGGGGGCGCTGGATAAAAAGCTGCGCGACCGTATGCAACTGGAAGTGGTGGATATTCTGGAGCGCGTCGGCGTGACCTGCGTCATGGTGACCCACGACCAGGAAGAAGCGATGACCATGGCGGGACGTATCGCCATTATGAACCGCGGTAAATTCGCCCAGATCGGTGAACCAGAAGAGATTTACGAACACCCAACCAACCGCTTCAGCGCCGAATTTATCGGCTCGGTAAATGTGTTTGAAGGATTGCTGCGTGAGCGCCGTGAAGATGGTCTGGTGCTGGAAAGCCCGGGTCTGGTGCATCCGCTGAAAGTGGAGACGGATGTCTCCATCGTCGATAACGTTCCGGTGCATGTGGCGCTGCGCCCGGAAAAAGTGATGCTGTGCGACGAAGTGCCTGCCGATGGTTGTAACTTCGCGGTGGGGGAAGTGGTACACATCGCCTATCTTGGCGATTTGTCGATCTACCATGTGCGTTTGCAGAGCGGTCAGATGATTAGCGCCCAGTTGCAGAACGCCCATCGTTACCGCAAAGGCGCGCCCACCTGGGGCGATGAAGTGCGCCTGTGCTGGGATGCAGACAGCTGTGTGGTTTTGACGGTTTAA
- a CDS encoding aspartate:alanine antiporter, whose product MNINVADLLSGNDVLLLFVVLALGLCLGKLRLGSVQLGNSIGVLVVSLILGEQHFAINTAALSLGFMLFIFCVGVEAGPNFFSIFFRDGKNYFILAIVMVGSALLLALLLGKVFGWDIGLTAGMLAGAMTSTPVLVGAGDTLRHSISDNQQLNLMQDHLSLGYAITYLVGLVSLIFGARYLPRLQHQDLPTCAQQIARERGLDADSQRKVFLPVIRAYRVGPELVAWSGGKNLRELGIHRQTGCYIERLRRNGILASPDGDAQLQLGDEISLVGYPDAHARLDPSFRNGKEVFDRDLLDMRIVTEEIVVKNHNAVNKRLNHLKLTDHGCFLNRVIRSQIEMPIDDSIMLNKGDVLQVSGEAKRVKSLADRIGFIAIHSQMTDLLAFCAFFIIGLMIGMITFQFSNFSFGIGNAAGLLFSGIMLGFLRANHPTFGYIPQGALTMVKEFGLMVFMAGVGLSAGSGLQHGLGSEGALMLLSGLLVSLVPVVICYLFGAYVLRMNRALLFGAIMGARTCAPAMEIISDTARSNIPALGYAGTYAIANVLLTLAGTLIVIIWPILPL is encoded by the coding sequence GTGAATATTAACGTCGCAGATTTGTTAAGCGGAAATGACGTCCTGTTATTATTTGTGGTTTTAGCCCTCGGCCTCTGTCTGGGTAAATTACGCCTTGGCTCTGTCCAGCTCGGAAATTCTATTGGCGTATTAGTAGTATCGCTTATTTTAGGTGAACAACATTTCGCCATAAATACCGCTGCATTGAGCCTCGGATTTATGCTGTTTATTTTTTGTGTCGGCGTCGAAGCGGGACCCAACTTTTTTTCGATCTTTTTCCGTGACGGTAAAAACTATTTTATTCTCGCCATCGTGATGGTGGGCAGCGCCCTGCTGCTGGCGCTGCTGTTGGGTAAAGTGTTCGGCTGGGATATTGGCCTGACCGCTGGCATGCTGGCAGGCGCCATGACCTCCACACCGGTGCTGGTGGGTGCCGGGGACACGCTCCGGCATAGTATCAGTGACAATCAGCAACTGAACCTGATGCAGGATCATCTCAGCCTCGGCTATGCCATTACCTACCTGGTCGGTCTGGTCAGCCTGATCTTCGGCGCACGCTACCTGCCACGTCTGCAACATCAGGACCTGCCGACCTGCGCCCAGCAAATTGCCCGTGAGCGCGGTCTGGATGCTGACAGTCAGCGTAAAGTTTTCCTTCCGGTGATCCGCGCCTACCGCGTTGGGCCAGAGTTGGTGGCATGGAGTGGCGGCAAAAATCTGCGTGAACTGGGCATTCATCGTCAGACCGGCTGTTATATCGAGCGTCTGCGCCGCAACGGTATCCTTGCCAGCCCGGATGGGGATGCTCAGTTGCAACTTGGCGATGAGATTTCGCTGGTGGGTTATCCCGATGCCCATGCCCGTCTCGATCCCAGCTTCCGTAACGGCAAAGAAGTGTTCGACCGTGACCTGCTGGATATGCGCATCGTGACCGAAGAGATTGTGGTGAAGAACCATAATGCGGTGAATAAACGTCTCAATCATCTGAAGCTGACCGATCATGGCTGTTTCCTCAACCGCGTTATCCGCAGCCAGATTGAAATGCCGATCGATGACAGCATCATGCTGAACAAAGGTGATGTGTTGCAGGTCAGCGGTGAGGCTAAGCGCGTGAAAAGTCTTGCCGATCGCATCGGCTTTATCGCCATCCATAGTCAGATGACCGATCTGCTGGCATTTTGCGCCTTCTTTATTATTGGTTTGATGATCGGCATGATCACTTTCCAGTTCAGCAATTTCAGTTTTGGTATCGGTAACGCGGCCGGGCTCCTGTTTTCCGGAATCATGTTGGGCTTTCTGCGTGCCAACCATCCGACCTTTGGTTACATCCCTCAGGGCGCGTTGACGATGGTAAAAGAGTTCGGCCTGATGGTGTTTATGGCGGGCGTTGGCCTTAGCGCAGGCAGCGGCCTGCAACACGGGCTGGGCAGTGAAGGTGCGCTGATGTTACTGAGTGGCCTGCTGGTCAGTCTGGTGCCGGTGGTGATTTGTTACCTGTTTGGTGCTTATGTACTGCGAATGAACCGCGCACTGCTGTTCGGGGCGATTATGGGGGCACGCACCTGCGCCCCGGCAATGGAGATTATCAGCGACACCGCACGCAGCAATATTCCGGCGCTGGGCTATGCCGGAACCT
- the potI gene encoding putrescine ABC transporter permease PotI, giving the protein MNQLPAIRSPWRTAILVLGFLFLYAPMLLLVAYSFNSSQLVTVWESFSFHWYHVLFQDDAMIDAVLLSLSIAAMSASMAVVLGTIAAVIIVRFGRFKGHNGFAFMLTAPLVMPDVITGLSLLLLFVAMGNTLGWPSDRGMLTIWLAHVTFCTAYVAVVINSRLRELDRSIEEAAMDLGATPLKVFFVITVPMIAPAIITGWLLAFTLSLDDLVIASFVTGPGATTLPMAIFATVRRGVNPEINALASLILFVVGLVGFIAWRFMAHEEKQRLRDIQKARRG; this is encoded by the coding sequence ATGAATCAGTTACCGGCTATCCGCTCCCCCTGGCGTACCGCGATTCTGGTGCTCGGCTTTCTGTTCCTGTATGCACCGATGCTGCTGCTGGTGGCCTATTCGTTTAACAGTTCACAACTGGTAACGGTGTGGGAGAGCTTCTCTTTCCACTGGTACCATGTGCTGTTCCAGGACGATGCGATGATCGATGCGGTGCTGCTCAGCCTGAGCATCGCCGCGATGTCTGCCAGTATGGCGGTGGTGTTGGGCACTATCGCAGCGGTGATTATCGTGCGTTTTGGCCGTTTTAAAGGGCACAACGGCTTTGCGTTTATGCTTACCGCGCCGCTGGTGATGCCGGACGTGATCACCGGGTTGTCGCTGTTGCTGCTGTTTGTGGCGATGGGCAATACCCTTGGCTGGCCGAGCGATCGTGGCATGCTGACTATCTGGTTGGCACACGTCACCTTCTGTACCGCTTATGTGGCGGTGGTAATCAACTCGCGCCTGCGTGAGTTGGACCGTTCGATTGAAGAAGCGGCAATGGATCTCGGCGCAACGCCCCTTAAGGTGTTCTTCGTGATTACCGTACCCATGATCGCCCCGGCCATCATTACGGGCTGGCTGCTGGCGTTTACCCTGTCGCTCGATGACCTGGTGATTGCCAGTTTTGTGACCGGTCCGGGTGCGACCACCTTGCCGATGGCGATCTTTGCCACCGTGCGTCGTGGCGTGAACCCGGAGATCAACGCCCTGGCATCGCTGATTCTGTTTGTCGTCGGTCTGGTCGGTTTTATCGCCTGGCGCTTTATGGCACACGAAGAAAAGCAACGTTTGCGCGATATTCAGAAAGCAAGACGTGGCTGA
- a CDS encoding YbjO family protein: MSETLKKVPLFTPAPVLVAGIAIIATRCISVVMLANELGYEELVNFVHRSAQAWDSTVIFIASQLIFLFELRCAFTLMHGSNRGRWGYVATQIIVLGYMLMASMGWIYPEIFSIDGETNAQIIHHTLSQKLPDVMVLLLLFVPASSRAFFRRR, encoded by the coding sequence ATGTCGGAAACCCTGAAAAAAGTGCCTTTGTTCACGCCTGCGCCGGTGTTGGTTGCCGGTATCGCCATTATTGCGACACGCTGCATCAGCGTGGTGATGCTGGCGAATGAACTGGGTTACGAAGAGTTAGTCAATTTTGTCCACCGTAGCGCTCAGGCCTGGGATTCCACCGTCATTTTCATTGCCAGCCAGCTGATCTTTTTGTTTGAGCTGCGCTGTGCTTTCACCCTGATGCACGGCAGTAACCGAGGGCGCTGGGGTTATGTGGCGACCCAGATTATCGTGCTGGGATATATGCTGATGGCGTCGATGGGCTGGATTTATCCGGAGATCTTCAGTATTGATGGCGAAACTAACGCGCAGATCATTCACCATACCCTGTCGCAGAAACTGCCGGATGTGATGGTTCTGCTGCTGTTGTTTGTCCCGGCCAGCAGCCGCGCTTTTTTCCGGCGTCGGTGA
- the potF gene encoding spermidine/putrescine ABC transporter substrate-binding protein PotF: protein MFNQRKKWLSGVVAGVLMTASAGSLAADKTLHVYNWSDYISADTVPNFEKETGIKVVYDVFDSNEVLEGKLMAGSTGYDVVVPSSSFLARQLQSGVFQELDKSKLPNYKNLDPDLMAKVAQHDPGNKYAIPYLWGTTGIGYNVDKVKAILGKDAPVDSWDLVLKPENLEKLKSCGVSFLDAPEEIFATVLNYLGKDPNSSDPKDYSGAATDLLLKLRPSIRYFHSSQYINDLANGNICVAIGWSGDILQAKDRAAQAKNGVNLAYSVPKQGALAFFDMMAIPKDAKNLDEAYQWLNYIMDPKVIADISNKMNYANGNKASLPLINADVRNNPGIFPPAEIMSKLFVLKVQDPKLDRVRTRAWTKVKSGK from the coding sequence ATGTTCAACCAACGTAAAAAATGGTTGTCAGGTGTGGTTGCTGGTGTACTGATGACAGCGTCAGCTGGTTCACTGGCCGCAGATAAAACGCTGCACGTTTATAACTGGTCTGATTATATTTCGGCGGACACGGTTCCGAATTTCGAAAAAGAGACGGGCATTAAAGTCGTCTATGACGTGTTTGATTCCAACGAAGTACTGGAAGGCAAACTGATGGCCGGTAGCACCGGTTACGACGTGGTCGTGCCGTCGTCGAGCTTCCTCGCGCGCCAGCTGCAATCTGGTGTGTTCCAGGAGCTGGATAAGAGCAAACTGCCGAACTACAAAAATCTCGACCCGGACCTGATGGCGAAAGTGGCTCAGCACGATCCAGGCAACAAATACGCGATTCCTTACCTGTGGGGCACCACCGGTATCGGCTATAACGTCGATAAAGTGAAAGCTATTCTGGGTAAAGACGCGCCGGTTGATAGCTGGGATCTGGTGTTGAAACCGGAAAACCTGGAAAAACTGAAAAGCTGTGGTGTTTCCTTCCTCGATGCGCCGGAAGAGATTTTTGCCACGGTGCTGAACTACCTCGGTAAAGATCCGAACAGCTCTGACCCGAAAGATTACTCCGGTGCAGCGACCGATCTGCTGCTGAAACTGCGTCCGAGCATTCGTTATTTCCACTCGTCGCAGTACATCAACGACCTGGCGAACGGCAACATTTGTGTGGCGATCGGTTGGTCGGGTGACATCCTGCAAGCGAAGGACCGTGCTGCTCAGGCGAAAAATGGCGTGAACCTGGCCTACAGCGTTCCGAAGCAGGGCGCACTGGCGTTCTTCGACATGATGGCGATTCCGAAAGATGCCAAGAATCTCGACGAAGCCTACCAGTGGCTGAACTACATCATGGATCCGAAAGTGATCGCCGACATCTCTAACAAGATGAACTATGCCAACGGCAACAAGGCGTCACTGCCGCTGATCAATGCCGATGTACGTAACAACCCAGGCATCTTCCCGCCAGCCGAGATTATGTCCAAGCTGTTCGTGTTGAAAGTCCAGGATCCGAAACTGGATCGTGTACGTACCCGTGCATGGACTAAAGTTAAAAGTGGTAAGTAA
- the ybjM gene encoding inner membrane protein YbjM, with the protein MLQRNNRWPASVLGVTLYTLVFIFAHHFWVSPGERSIGGQPELLLFLLPGIVVALMQPESPLKSTLWVALAGTVLGTLWVLLVLNLSHSGWMVIWGLSALFWAGCGALLVRLLRIMLAMRS; encoded by the coding sequence ATGTTGCAGCGTAATAATCGCTGGCCTGCATCGGTGCTGGGCGTAACGCTATATACGCTGGTGTTTATTTTTGCCCATCATTTTTGGGTCTCACCGGGTGAAAGGTCGATAGGTGGTCAGCCAGAGTTGCTGCTGTTTCTGCTGCCGGGCATTGTGGTGGCGCTGATGCAGCCGGAAAGTCCGTTAAAAAGTACGCTGTGGGTGGCACTGGCGGGGACGGTGCTGGGTACGCTGTGGGTGTTGCTGGTGCTGAATCTGAGCCATAGCGGTTGGATGGTCATCTGGGGATTGAGTGCGCTGTTTTGGGCGGGCTGTGGCGCGCTATTGGTACGTTTGCTGCGCATCATGCTGGCGATGCGTTCATGA